From a region of the Phaseolus vulgaris cultivar G19833 chromosome 6, P. vulgaris v2.0, whole genome shotgun sequence genome:
- the LOC137832136 gene encoding tRNA (guanine(9)-N1)-methyltransferase, with product MPESPGGGDAGAPPTTTGVQKPQTDQNAAEKTNADPPVLSKNAQKKLAKQQRFEAKKAEKKAAAKEQKRRDVERKRKEWEESLAGISEEERAKLLESRRSVRKERMEKRSLEKESKRERLTVAREQGQNVVVDLQFSHLMNPNEIHSLVQQVMYCYAVNGRCASPAHLWLTGCDGEIDSALKRIPGFDKWIIEKENKSYIEALCDRREDLVYLTADSETVLEELDLNKIYVIGGLVDRNRWKGITLKKAQEQGIQTAKLPIGNFMKMSSSQVLTVNQVVEILLKFLETRDWKTSFFAVIPQRKRCQSDSEGNAEDTLEEEHELNDDLTASKRKCVEEVPSNS from the exons atgCCGGAATCACCCGGCGGCGGAGACGCCGGCGCTCCACCGACGACGACGGGAGTGCAAAAACCACAGACTGACCAAAACGCTGCGGAAAAAACCAACGCCGATCCTCCGGTGCTCTCGAAGAACGCGCAGAAGAAGCTGGCGAAGCAGCAGAGGTTCGAGGCGAAAAAGGCGGAGAAAAAAGCCGCGGCGAAGGAGCAGAAGCGAAGAGACGTAGAGAGAAAGCGGAAGGAGTGGGAAGAGAGCCTCGCCGGCATCTCCGAAGAGGAGAGAGCGAAGCTGTTGGAGTCTCGAAGGAGCGTCCGCAAGGAGAGAATGGAGAAGAGGTCGCTGGAGAAAGAGAGCAAGAGAGAAAGACTAACTGTAGCGAGAGAACAAGGTCAAAACGTCGTCGTCGATCTCCAGTTTTCTCACCTCATGAACCCTAACGAAATCCACAGCCTCGTTCAGCAG GTTATGTATTGTTATGCTGTGAATGGAAGGTGCGCTTCCCCTGCGCATCTTTGGCTCACTGGCTGCGACGGAGAAATAGATAGTGCATTGAAGCGGATTCCGGGGTTTGATAAATGGATAATTGAGAAGGAGAATAAGTCTTACATTGAAGCCTTGTGTGATCGAAGGGAGGATTTGGTTTATCTCACTGCGGATTCAGAGACTGTTCTTGAAGAACTTGATTTGAATAAGATTTATGTTATTGGTGGGTTGGTGGATAGGAACCGGTGGAAGGGCATAACGTTGAAGAAGGCACAAGAGCAAGGAATTCAAACGGCTAAGCTCCCCATAGGAAATTTCATGAAGATGTCTAGCTCTCAG GTTCTTACTGTGAATCAAGTGGTAGAAATATTACTCAAGTTCTTGGAGACAAGGGATTGGAAAACATCTTTCTTTGCCGTTATCCCTCAACGGAAAAGATGTCAATCCGATTCAGAAGGAAATGCAGAAGATACGTTAGAGGAAGAACACGAGCTAAACGATGATCTAACTGCAAGTAAAAGGAAATGTGTTGAGGAGGTCCCTTCTAACAGTTAG